The Chlamydia sp. genomic sequence ATTTATTGAGGGAGATACTTTTAGAAGTTTTTCCATAGCAAAATTTTTATTTTTCAAAAAAAGCAATCTTTGCTTTTTTTTGAGTATCGAATACCCTGGCCTCCTGACTTCTTATAAGAGCTGGTGGAGCTTAGCTATTGCATAAATACTTCGGAACGAGTATTTTGTTTTCCAAAATCTCTCCCGATCTATTTGTTCATGCCCGCTCACTTTTGGCCTTTCTAGGCAAAAGATGCAGTCACCCTTAGTAGGAAGCAAGTAAATTGGCTCTCAGGGGGGTTCCTATTTCAATCATAGAACAGGACTATTTACGAATGAAAAGTGAGCGTTTAAAAAAATTAGAATCAGAACTGCATGATCTTACTCAGTGGATGCAACTAGGCCTGGTTCCTAAAAAGGAAATCGAGCGGCATCAAGAAGAAATCCGTCTTTTAGAGAGCAAGATCTTAGAAGAAAAAGAGCGCTTACAACTCCTTAAAGAAAGTGGTGAAATCAAAGAGTATGTAACCCCAAGAAGAAGTCCAGCTAAAACTATTTATCCGGATGGTCCAAGCGTTTCGGATGTAGAATTCGTGGAATCCTCTGATACTGAAGTTGATCTTGATACCAGCGAGACTATCGAGATTGACCTAGGAGAGGAGGGAAGAGAGGATAGTGGACACGAGCTGGATTACTCTAACGATGATGATGAAGACCCCTTCAGCGATCGCAATCGCTGGCGTCGAGGGGGTATTATAGACCCTGATGCCAATGAATGGTAAGATTCCGTTAGCTCTGTACATACACATTCCTTTCTGTTCGAAGAAGTGTCACTACTGTAGTTTTTATACAATTCCCTACAAGGAGCAGCTCATCACCTCTTATTGTGAAGCGGTAATTAAGGAGGGGCAAAAAAAACTTGCCTCTCTACGTTCCTCTCATTATGTCGATACTGTGTTTTTTGGAGGAGGAACACCCTCCCTCGTCCCTCCCTCTCATATTCAAGATATCCTTATGGCATTAGAGGCCCATCTCGCAAGAGAGATCACTCTCGAAGCTAATCCCGAAAACCTTTCTCAAGACTACTTACGTGATCTAACCTTTACTGCGGTCAACCGCATTAGTATTGGCATACAAACATTCAATGACCCTTTGCTCAAGCTTCTTGGGCGCACTCATAATTCCTCCAAAGCCACAGAAGCTGTTTCGCTTTGTTCTCAGTATGGATTCTCAAATGTGTCCACAGACCTCATCTACGGTCTTCCTACACAATCTTTCAGCGATTTCATTACAGACCTTCACCAAGCTATTGCTCTTCCCATCCAACATATTTCGATCTATAACCTTACCGTAGATCCTCACACCTCATTTTATAAACACCGTAAACAAATCCTTCCTTCCATAGCTAATGATGACTCTTTAGCAAAAATGGCTCTAACAGCAGAAGAGCTTTTAGAAAGTGAGGGATTTTCCCGTTACGAGCTTGCTTCTTACGCAAAAAATCGAGCCGCTTCTCAACATAATTTATACTATTGGACAGATCAGCCTTTTTTAGGATTAGGTGTTTCAGCTTCACAATATCTCAACGGTATTCGGTCCAAAAATTTTTCCAGAATTTCCCATTATCTAAGAGCCGCGCATCAAAATCTACCAACCGTGGAATCTATGGAAGAGCTTCCTCCTAGCGAGCACATTAAAGAGGCTCTAGCTCTGCGTCTTCGTCTCTGTAAACCCATTCCTTTTGGCATTTTCCCCCAAGAACTTGTTAATGAGATTATCAACAATCCGTCCATACACTCTCTATTTACAACAGATCACCAGGCATTTTCATTAAATAGAGAAGGACGCCTTTTTCATGATTCTATTGCAGAAGAAATCATGGCCTCTTCTTTTTCATTTTAAAATAAAAAATTAATCGATATTAAAACCATTAAAACTAATCGATCAATTTTTAATTGAAAAATGAATAAAAAAGAACTAACTACTAAAAATAACACATCTACAATTTCCCAAAGGAATACTCCTGCTGATGCATTGCTAAGTGTAAGCTCACAGCAAATCTCTTCGTTCACTACGCTAAATTTTAACAACAAGGCTAAGTTAACGGGAGTCGCTAACCCAACTCGAGATACAGACGTCGTTCCACTTCAGTATCTGCAAATGTACTACCTGTCCAAAAATGATCCTAATCCAGGGTATCTTCCTATTCAAGGAGGGAACATGTTTGGAAACATTAACATGGCAGCGAATTCCATCTTCAACTTGAAACAACCTACTGAACCAATTTTACAGCTCCCCGAAGAATCTACGAAACCTAAAGATCCTCGAGAAGAAAAGGATTTCGCAGATAAAACAGCTGAAGAACAGGAACTGGCGCTAAAAGAATACGACACGGAACTCGCCGAGTATCAGAAGAAAATCGATGACTATAATGCAGCTTGGCAAACGTTCTACTCAGAGGCAGCGACAGTAGAATATGTCCAAGATATAGTCAAAAAAATCACTGAGAACCAAAAATTAGATACAACCTTAGCCTTTGTCGATGAAGTAGAAACAAAAATTGAATTAGCCTACAAAGCTCTTGGCATTAAAATAACCAAGAACCCTGATGCTCCGCAACCAATCGATATTGATGGAGTAATTCAAGGAGCAACAAGCTCAACCACTACAGACACTTCAAACGACAACACATCCTATGACAAGCTTCCGTCTATTATCAACGACTCCCCATTCGTACTGACGCAATCCAACAATACACTCAAAAACGATCTGAAAATGACAAATTCTCAGATTTCCAATATCAAGACGCCAGAAAATACTGAGAACGATTACGCAGCTAACGTCACATACCTAGAATCTAAACTTAAGCAGCCTAAGCGCGCTTTTGTTTCAAATTCCGTTCCTTTTAGTTCTACACCTATTTCAATAAATGGACACATTCCTTGGCTCAGTACAAATGGATCCAGTAACAATGAACCTAATTTCAAAACCTCTCTTGCCAGTAAGTGCTTTGAAACTACTGCAGACAACCTAAAAATAAAAACACCTGGGTTACTTGTTCTATCTGCGAGAGGAACCTGGTCAGGTAATAGTGGAACGAACTCAAATACCCTTTCCGTAAATCTAACAGTCACTCCAGATAGCTCTAGTGGCTCCGGTTCTACAGGAAGTACAACAACAGCATCTCTCTCTATCCCTTTAACACTCATCTCTGGGAACTCTATATTCTTGCAAATTCCCATTACAGATGTATCCAACATAAAAATGGCAACAACTTCTGGAGGAAGTGGTGGGTCATCTCAAATGCAATTATCGTCTTGGTCTTGGGAAGCATCGCTCTACCCAACAGATGTGCCTTCTACAACAACAACACCGACACCTCCTCCACCTGCTCCTTAAGGAGAGATGATGTATTGAACAGGCTAAGTAAAATCTTAGCCTTTATTTGAAAACACATAGAAAAAATCAAAGATTAAACAAAATAGCAAAAAACATATGGGCAATAAAAAAGATATCGTTTCTTCCTCTATCTGGAATCGTAATCAAGTGATTAAAAAAGTTTTATTGAATACTACTGAAACGGGAATCGAAACAACTCCAGGAATCATAGCAAATGGAAAAAAAATTACACAATTACAAGATCCCACAGATACCACAGATGCCGTTACACTAAAATACCTGAAAGATAACTACACTAAAGAAAACGATCCTAACCCAGGGTTTCTTCCTACGACAGGAGGAACAATGACTGGGGACATCAATATGCAAGGAAATACTATCACTGATCTTGTGATGTACACAAATGGTCAAAAAGACCCTGTTGATGATTCTGCCGTTACTATTGACTATGTGAACCAGCAAGCAACCGTCATTAAAACGAATGATAAAATTACACAAGTAGTCTCCAAATTATCTGATATCAACTCACAAGTGGGAACATTAGAAGAGCTATTAGGCATCACTGAAGGTGCTGAAGCCCAGACAAACGCCGAATTCTTAAAAACGAGTGGGGGCACGGTCTATGGTAATATCGACATGAGCGACAAAACCATATCCGATTTAGGAACACCAACAAACAAAGACACAAAAAGCGCCATCAATGTAGAGTTTGTGCAAGCCAAAATTACCTCTCCACAAATGGCTTTTTTAAAAAACAACGATAAGGAACTCTCAAACATTACTGTTTCAGAATACTTCGATTGGCTACAAAATCCCAATCCTACAGTTCCAGATCCTGCTCCATCCCCAACTCCTCCGAGTCCTCCCACAACACCCATCATTACATCCATTTATAAGTACGGAGCAGCTCCTTCAGGAAACACTGAAACTCCCTCATCAACTACAAGCACGAGCTCAGAGACAACATCACCAGCTACAACCAGCGACCCCATTTTACCAAACTCAACCTTCTCAGAAAAATCTCCTTTGTGGGATGAGTTTTTTTCTTTCTCAGAAAGTTCTCGATCAGAAATGATCATTCAAAAAACAGGCATTCTAACCTTTTTTATGCAAGGCACTTGGGAACATCCAAGCAACTCTCAACCATCATCTACAGACTCCATCTCCTTAGAACTTACGGTTAGCTCTCCAAGTTCTGTCACAACAACAACTACTGCTACGCCTGGTACACCATCTGCGACGAATCCAAAATCTAGTCTCCCTCAAAAACACTATATAGTATCATCTACTGCTACACAGCCTACACCTACTAAAGTAGATTCAGTGACTAGAACATTCTCTCTCGCTTCAGGACAATCTTGCACGCTACAAATTCCTATACAGGCAGAAAGATCCATATTAAAACTGAAGTACAATAACCCTAATAACAACACAGGAGGCAATACAGGATCTGTAACAACAACAACAACAACTACTACTACGTCTGGTACATCAGCTAGTGGCATAAACATACAACACATGATAGCAGCCACTGATTCATCAACTCAACCAACATCTGCAAATACAACAACAATACCTATCGGTATTACTCTGAAATCTTTCGCCTGGTCTTTAGTGTTGACCCCAGGAGAAACTACAAAAGAAACAACTACATCCTCACCAACACCTTAAAAAGCGTATAAATGGACAATAAAAATGTTAAGGGAGAGTTCCTCCCTTAACTAAGATTTAGTATCCAGCACCCATATAAGAAATTGCTACATAACTCTTAGAAGCTGTCGCGTCTGTTGTTGATCCTGCATCGCCAGTCGTTAATTTCAATTCTAGTGTATGTTCTGAAGAAGCCTTATCTCCTGGAACTAAGATATATGAGCTTCCTAATAAAGTTTGGCCTGAAGAGCCTACTATAGTAAATACCGTCTCTGAAGCATCGGGATCCTTAGGCGGTGATCCTGCCGGAGCCACAGGACTTGCTGCTGGTTGCGAGCCTGAACTTCTTGTTGTTGTAGTGGTTGTCTTTTCTTTAAGAATTCCTGTACAAGTGACAACGCCATTTTGTGAAGGAGTAACCTCATACGCAAATGTTACAAGATAGACCCCTCTTCGTAAAAGAGTATACGTACCGTTATCCTCATTGATGTAATTATCAGCATTACTAGATTCAACGAGATTTTGTGTACTTCCTCCTGGGGGAGTAGCAGGATTCTGAGATACTAAACAAGGGACCTCTTGTCCTGTCCAATCCGGGAATTGTGTTGTTGTACCTGATCCTTGCGAGCTTCCTGAGGAAGAATTATTTCCCTTCAAGCTATTCAATATGGTGTTTAGATCAGAAACCGTAACAATTTTCTGTAAATCATCTTTAGACGTAGCTGTCCCAACACTTACTACATCTCCTGTTTTCAGATTTTTTATCGTAGGTTCAGGTTCAGTAGGTAAGGCCCCCTGTTTTTGTTCAAGACGTAGTGGCCCTGTCATCGCGTTCTTAGCGCTTAACAACAACCACTTAGCATCTTTAGGCTTTTCAAATGTTACAGCAGGAGTCAGCCCAGTATTCTCTTTAGGACTACCAAGATCTTTGAGTAGCTGATCCATGCTGCCTTCTCCTGACCCGGCATACTTGGTAATCTTCTCGATTAAATCATTGAGGCGATCTCCATAATCCCCCAAGATATCTTTCACGATCCCAACAGAGGCTATATAATCGTTCCCGAGATAGCCTGATCCTCCCCAAGAATAAGGTAATCCAACTATAGTATTAGCATCTCCTTGGTTTGTGCCCATATCGATGTTCCCGACCATCATTCCTCCAGAAGTAGATAGAAATAGTCCTGCTATCGATTGAGATCCTTTCTGTAGATATCCATTTAATTGCGAGCGAACAATAACATCCTGGTCTTCAGTCCCTTCTCCAACCTGACGAACCTGTTGATTCTTGGCATCTAAATTGACGTAAACATTAGCAACCATGTCACCAACAGAAGGATTGCCTCCATTTTGTTGAGAAGTAGCGTATTCCAATAACAACATTTCAGTAACAGGAGTCCCAGGCTGCGTAGGCGGAACAGCAGCAATGACCTCTTTTTTATGATTTAGAGTTTTTTTATCCATGCCTCATCTTTTATTTAATTAATTTCAATTTTCTTTTAATTAGAAAAAATTAAATTAACAAACAAAACAAAGGATTACCTAAATTCAATTAAAAAGAAGCTATAAATAAAAAAATAGCCGGCACCCTCTTCAATCGTTCGCGGACTGCCTCTAGATCTGTTGCCTGATTCCAGCTAGCTATACTCCGTATCGAGACGTATTCCTGCTCTCCCATCAGATCAATGGCAACACAAAGCTCCCCATGAGCAGGCAGATGATCCAATAATGCTTCAAATGTGTATGGATTACGATAAGGAGTTTCTATACAGATGTGAGTATGCGCCTTCCCTAAACAACTACGTAAATAACGAGCTCTCTCCTTAGGATTCTGGGGAAGATAACCATGAAAAGAAAAATTTTGTCCCGGAAGCCCTGAAAGCATCAATGCTTGTGTAATCGAACATGGACCAGATACAGCACAGACCGGTATTTTTAATGATCGAGCCCGTCGAACTAACCTGGCCCCTGGATCCGCAATACACGGCAAGCCTGCATCGGAAATAAGCCCCCAAGCTTCCTGTTTTTTAACAATGGGCTCTAAATAAAAATCACAGGCCTTAACGGAAACATCGTTCTTGCTCATCACAGCGAGAGGGAATTTATGTGGCTCCGCTACCTTACATAGACTTAGGAATAGTCTCCCTCCTCGATCACTTTCTACTATCAATCCTTGAATTTTGCTCCGGACAATCTCCCCAACAGAAGCAGGAAGATCCTCTATTCTTTTGCTACCTAAGGTATTGGGAAGAAGATACAGCGTCATAGGAAAAATTCATTTTAAACATTGGCACGCCATCCATTTTAGAGAATGCTAATGAAAAAATACACAGAGAAACCATCAACTTAACAGTAGTCTATAGTCGCTCAACCATAGTTTCTAAAGAAAGAAGCGGATCTTGTAGATGATTCTTAATCAAACTTTCCGTATGGAAAAACACATTGAGCCCATTCAAAAGTGCCTGCTCCCCTGCGACAATAAAGATCTGCGCCTTTCGGTCCTTTGATCGTTCTGTGATTGCACGAAGCCCCAACAAATACTGACTTCGTAAAAAATTTAGAATCGCTAACGGATCTTCTCCTGAATCCGACACTAAAGATTGTATTAAAGTTTGTGCTGTCACACGATCTTTACGAAGGAGAAGATCTCGAAGCTTCCAGAGAGAAACAGATTCTTTTTTCTCTACAAATGCTTGGATATCAGAAGTTTCTACACATGTTTTGTCTCCAATTTGACAAACAAGCTTTTGAAATTCACTAAGTATTTCAAGTACCCCCGTCTGAGGAAACTTACTAACAAAAAGCTTAGCAACTCCTAAGGAGCAAGCGATTTGCATTTCTTTAGAGCGCTTCATGAGTAACTGTGCCATACGAGAGTCTCTTTCTGCAAAATACTCTCCAAAAAGAGATAAACAAAGAGCGTTAGATAACTTCTCTGAAAAAGAAGAAAAAAACTCGGCTTTATTAATGAAAAGGAAGAGAGAAAGAGTGGGATTCGGGTTCTTGGAATACCGGATTATAAATTCCTGTAAAGAAGCACTCATCTTCTCCGCTTGGTAGACACCTATAGTCTCCTCAGAGACAAACAACCCGAAATTATCTGTCCAAGACAAAAGTTCCTGTTGTATTAGGCGCTGTCCATCAACAAGGCGCCTCCCACCAGCAACATAAAGTTCTAAGAATATATCTTTATCCTCTATTGATGACGAACCGATCACAATTATCTTAAAACGCTTACTTTCAATGCGATGAACAAAATCTTTAATCGACTCAATATAAACGTTATTTTGACTGTTCTCCATAACCTTTTGCCGAAATTCCAATCTCCATTCTTGTTCCAAGATTCTATCTCTAGATGAAATTTCAACTAAGTGAATAAATAGAAAAACCGGGAAAAGGTGGTCCCTTATTCCCGGTCACTCGAGAAAACTAGCTATCTCTAATTTTATCTAGCAACAAGCTTCATTAACTGTTGACGCCAACTATGCGCTGTACGAGTGCGGTTGTGATGAGCTTTTCTTTTAGTTGTAGAAGCACAAACTTTTACACCAGAAGCAGCTGTACGTCCACAGGCTGCAGTATGTTTATGTTTTTTCATACAAACTCCAGCTTTTGCCGCGACGGCTGTTTTCTTAGTTGATGTTGTTCTTGAAACTGAAGGCTTACGAGTAGCTACAGTCTTCTTAGCTGCAACTTTTCTTACTGGAGCCTTTTTAGCTATTGTTGTCTTCTTAGCTGTAGGCTTACGAGTAGCTACAGTTTTGCGAGCTACAGTCTTCTTAGCTGTAACTTTTCTTACTGGAGCCTTTTTAGCTATTGTTATCTTCTTAGCTGTAAGCTTACGAGTAGCTACAGTTTTGCGAGCTACAGTCTTCTTAGCTGCAACTTTTCTTACTGGAGCCTTTTTAGCTGTTGTTGTCTTCTTAGCTGTAAGCTTACGTACTACAGTTTTGCGAGCTACAGTCTTCTTAGCTGCAACTTTTCTTACTGGAGCCTTTTTAGCTGTTGTTGTCTTCTTAGCTGTAGGCTTACGTACTACAGTTTTTCTTGCAGCAGTCTTTCTTGTGCTGCGTTTCTTTTGTACTCCCAACATGTTCATTCCCCTAATTAGACAGGTAACTACTACTTACTTGATCTATCGGCAGGAAGAATGAAAAACTTTAATAAAAAACGGTTAGTTTTTAATTTTTATAAAAAACTAACCGGAAAATCTTGTTTAATAAAAACTAGAAGGCAATTATTTAGATAAGAATTTCTCCATATAATGAACTAAACAACGTACACCAAACCCTGTTGCATACTTAGGATATGGAAGTTCTTCTTTTTCGTGATAAGCAGTACCTGCTATATCCAAATGCGCCCACGCTACGGATTTTTCCTCTAGAAAACGTTGTAAAAATAATGCCGCGGTAATCGACCCAGCACGATTACTCCCTATATTTTTCATATCAGCAATATCTGAATGGAGAGCTCGGTCATACTTCTCTACTAAGGGCATTCTCCAAAGAGCTTCTCCAGTCTCAGCTGCTGCTTCTGCAAGATCTCTAGCCAAAACGTCATTGTTCGCAAAAAATCCTGCGACGGATTCTCCTAAAGAGACAACCATAGCTCCTGTCAAAGTTGCAAAATCGATGATTCTCGTGGGATCACAATACTTCAAAGCGTAGGTAATTGCATCAGCCAAGATGAGTCGCCCTTCAGCATCCGTACTTCCTATTTCTACCGAGAGTCCGGACATTCCAACATACACATCCCCCATTTTGTAGGCAGCTGATCCAATTGCATTCTCTGTAGCAGGGATAATCCCGGTTACATTGATAGGGAGTTCTAAAGCCGCCAATGCGGAAAAGATCCCCAGAACTGTAGCAGCTCCTGCCATATCCTCCTTCATAGTGACCATCGCCTTACCAGGCTTCAAATCCAATCCTCCAGAATCAAATGTTACTCCTTTACCAATGAGTACCGTTCTATCTTTAGATTTAAGCTTGCCTTGGTAATTTAAAACGATAAAACGAGGTTCAACAGCAGCGCCTTTAGAAACAGCCGCTAACAACCCCATTTTCTCCTTCAATATGGCCTTCCTGTCAAGGACCGTGACATCGAGACTGGAAAACTCTTTAGCCAAGCCTCTAGCAACCGCAGCAAGCTTCTCTGGGGTTACCTCATCAGCATTGGTATTCACGAGATCTCTGGTTAAATAAACACCCTCGAACAGACTCTCTTCTTTTCTAAAGATCTTGTCGCCAATTTTAGGCACAATACCAATCACTGTGACTTTTTCTAAAAAAGGCAAAGAAGCGTCTACTTTATGATAGGTTGGATAATTGTAATTCAGAGAAAGGATCCCTGCAGAAAGATTGACTAAAAATTCTTCCACAGAAGAACGTAATTGCGAAACTGTAGGAAGTAAAACATTTACTGTTTTACATTTAGCCTTTCTTAACATTATGGTAACTTGAGCATAAGCATCCAAAATGGAGCTTCCAGAAACTTCCTCGATCTTCCCTAAACCAAGTAAAATGATTCTCTGTTCTTTTGTTTGAGAATTTCCAAAAAGAAAAGAGGTTTCTCCTTCTTTCCCTGAAAAATTTTGTAATGCGCTTTGATATACAAGCTTGTAGTCCTCATCAACAACTGCAGCCTCTTGAGCCTTATTGTTCTTTGTCCAGAAAGGAAGAACAAGGGCATCAGCCTTAGATCGTTTATCCCAACTTGCTTGAGAATAGAGTAACACCACAGTAACCTCTTTGTTGAATCGATTGAGTCAAAAATTATAAGCATCCATAGAATACGTTTTGCGATTCCCGTCTCAATCAGGAGGCCTGACCCGACATTCGCTGTAGAAGACAGGGCCAGAAAAGCAAAACGACAGCCTCCACCTCTACCTTACTCTGAATTCTGAGATGAAAAAAGGACTATAAGAAAGAGCCACCTTTTTAGCAAACATGCTCTGCAGCTTACTAAGCATCGATTTGTTGCTTTTTGCTACAACAGTAAACTCTCAAATTAATTTATAAAAACTTGGCGCAGAACAGGCCCAAATCGATAAGAAATATTTTCTCTTTCTTCTCAAAGAGGGCCCTAAAATTGTGATCAAAACTTAGGCTAGAAAGGAACATCTTCGCTAGCATATTGCTGGTCTTCCCCAAATCCAGCATACACTTCCTTATCAAAAGCCATTTCTGTATCCAAAGACTCTCCGTCAAATCCAATGGAAATATTATCATTGGATCGCTGACGTCC encodes the following:
- the hemW gene encoding radical SAM family heme chaperone HemW; its protein translation is MNGKIPLALYIHIPFCSKKCHYCSFYTIPYKEQLITSYCEAVIKEGQKKLASLRSSHYVDTVFFGGGTPSLVPPSHIQDILMALEAHLAREITLEANPENLSQDYLRDLTFTAVNRISIGIQTFNDPLLKLLGRTHNSSKATEAVSLCSQYGFSNVSTDLIYGLPTQSFSDFITDLHQAIALPIQHISIYNLTVDPHTSFYKHRKQILPSIANDDSLAKMALTAEELLESEGFSRYELASYAKNRAASQHNLYYWTDQPFLGLGVSASQYLNGIRSKNFSRISHYLRAAHQNLPTVESMEELPPSEHIKEALALRLRLCKPIPFGIFPQELVNEIINNPSIHSLFTTDHQAFSLNREGRLFHDSIAEEIMASSFSF
- a CDS encoding SAM-dependent methyltransferase, which translates into the protein MTLYLLPNTLGSKRIEDLPASVGEIVRSKIQGLIVESDRGGRLFLSLCKVAEPHKFPLAVMSKNDVSVKACDFYLEPIVKKQEAWGLISDAGLPCIADPGARLVRRARSLKIPVCAVSGPCSITQALMLSGLPGQNFSFHGYLPQNPKERARYLRSCLGKAHTHICIETPYRNPYTFEALLDHLPAHGELCVAIDLMGEQEYVSIRSIASWNQATDLEAVRERLKRVPAIFLFIASF
- a CDS encoding DNA polymerase III subunit delta, which translates into the protein MENSQNNVYIESIKDFVHRIESKRFKIIVIGSSSIEDKDIFLELYVAGGRRLVDGQRLIQQELLSWTDNFGLFVSEETIGVYQAEKMSASLQEFIIRYSKNPNPTLSLFLFINKAEFFSSFSEKLSNALCLSLFGEYFAERDSRMAQLLMKRSKEMQIACSLGVAKLFVSKFPQTGVLEILSEFQKLVCQIGDKTCVETSDIQAFVEKKESVSLWKLRDLLLRKDRVTAQTLIQSLVSDSGEDPLAILNFLRSQYLLGLRAITERSKDRKAQIFIVAGEQALLNGLNVFFHTESLIKNHLQDPLLSLETMVERL
- the hctB gene encoding histone H1-like DNA-binding protein Hc2; protein product: MLGVQKKRSTRKTAARKTVVRKPTAKKTTTAKKAPVRKVAAKKTVARKTVVRKLTAKKTTTAKKAPVRKVAAKKTVARKTVATRKLTAKKITIAKKAPVRKVTAKKTVARKTVATRKPTAKKTTIAKKAPVRKVAAKKTVATRKPSVSRTTSTKKTAVAAKAGVCMKKHKHTAACGRTAASGVKVCASTTKRKAHHNRTRTAHSWRQQLMKLVAR
- a CDS encoding leucyl aminopeptidase encodes the protein MVLLYSQASWDKRSKADALVLPFWTKNNKAQEAAVVDEDYKLVYQSALQNFSGKEGETSFLFGNSQTKEQRIILLGLGKIEEVSGSSILDAYAQVTIMLRKAKCKTVNVLLPTVSQLRSSVEEFLVNLSAGILSLNYNYPTYHKVDASLPFLEKVTVIGIVPKIGDKIFRKEESLFEGVYLTRDLVNTNADEVTPEKLAAVARGLAKEFSSLDVTVLDRKAILKEKMGLLAAVSKGAAVEPRFIVLNYQGKLKSKDRTVLIGKGVTFDSGGLDLKPGKAMVTMKEDMAGAATVLGIFSALAALELPINVTGIIPATENAIGSAAYKMGDVYVGMSGLSVEIGSTDAEGRLILADAITYALKYCDPTRIIDFATLTGAMVVSLGESVAGFFANNDVLARDLAEAAAETGEALWRMPLVEKYDRALHSDIADMKNIGSNRAGSITAALFLQRFLEEKSVAWAHLDIAGTAYHEKEELPYPKYATGFGVRCLVHYMEKFLSK